The following are encoded together in the Robertmurraya sp. FSL R5-0851 genome:
- a CDS encoding transposase, with the protein MKPTVVSHEDYQNFVLEQLRKHYSGNVLTIVNNDWPIIYKLWITDLSQITSWLRSSYSNKGPEPRDPSSMMRSYLLLLLAKPTLSITEWVDELYRVPFYAIMSGFEPGKVPGIGTFYDFFHRLWGRDNANIKPNIKPKRQKKKKKKPKKGEKASPSSPGIVRKLIDRFFRYDAKKKVLPSDRLFELFQSQFLHVSANLGLLGDLDALGVVGDGTPIETARFPRSKRTCECSAQGLTNCNHPRHYSQPDIDSGWDSSRERYFNGYHLYMLSTSDSRYDLPLYPRLQPASRHDSVSLVASSIEFSQRTTLGTIGKILLDAAHDAEPIYELLDHYNIEPFIDLNVRTKKNFSTESDIQISPEGTPICSAGLKMKPNGFDKSKNRQKWRCPLACGTKITCENPCSKAKYGRTFHTFRKDNLRLFTKTPRTSEKWKLTYKRRTSVERSNKREKVDYHLELGRHRSTKMWYIRTYAIMMCQHIDAWYDVKKEKLNLENVIFKKSA; encoded by the coding sequence GTGAAGCCAACTGTCGTTAGTCATGAAGATTACCAAAACTTCGTTTTAGAACAATTAAGAAAGCATTACTCTGGTAACGTCCTTACTATTGTAAATAATGATTGGCCCATTATTTACAAGTTATGGATCACTGACCTTTCTCAGATTACCTCGTGGCTTCGGAGCTCTTATTCGAATAAAGGTCCGGAGCCTCGTGATCCGTCTTCTATGATGCGCTCTTACCTTTTGCTTCTTTTGGCTAAACCAACTCTCAGTATTACTGAATGGGTTGATGAATTGTATCGAGTGCCTTTCTATGCCATCATGAGTGGCTTTGAACCGGGGAAAGTTCCTGGTATAGGGACTTTCTACGATTTTTTCCACCGTTTATGGGGAAGGGATAACGCTAATATAAAACCCAATATCAAACCGAAACGCCAAAAAAAGAAAAAGAAGAAACCCAAGAAAGGCGAAAAAGCGTCCCCATCAAGTCCAGGTATAGTTAGAAAGTTAATCGATCGTTTTTTTCGTTATGATGCTAAGAAAAAAGTGCTGCCAAGCGATCGATTATTTGAATTATTTCAATCTCAATTTCTCCATGTATCAGCGAACCTAGGCTTACTCGGAGACTTGGACGCTCTAGGGGTTGTCGGAGACGGTACCCCGATTGAAACGGCTAGATTTCCAAGAAGCAAGCGTACTTGTGAATGCAGTGCCCAAGGACTAACGAATTGTAACCATCCTCGTCATTATTCCCAACCTGACATCGACTCAGGGTGGGACAGTTCACGGGAACGCTACTTCAACGGATACCATCTCTACATGTTATCCACTAGCGACAGTCGATACGACCTACCCTTGTATCCAAGACTTCAACCAGCTTCCCGGCATGATTCTGTCAGTCTTGTTGCCAGTTCTATTGAATTTTCGCAACGCACTACCTTGGGCACAATTGGTAAGATTCTCTTGGATGCTGCTCATGATGCGGAACCTATTTATGAATTGCTAGATCATTATAATATCGAGCCTTTCATTGATCTGAATGTTCGAACCAAGAAAAATTTCAGCACTGAAAGCGATATACAAATATCTCCCGAAGGGACACCAATTTGTTCTGCAGGGTTAAAAATGAAGCCCAATGGTTTTGATAAATCCAAAAACCGGCAGAAATGGAGATGTCCACTCGCATGCGGCACAAAAATTACTTGTGAGAATCCCTGTTCTAAAGCTAAATACGGTCGAACATTTCATACATTCCGGAAGGACAACCTTCGGTTGTTTACTAAGACTCCGAGAACGTCTGAAAAGTGGAAGCTAACTTATAAGCGTCGTACATCTGTAGAACGGTCGAACAAACGTGAAAAGGTTGATTATCATTTAGAATTAGGTCGTCATCGTTCCACGAAAATGTGGTACATTCGGACTTATGCCATTATGATGTGCCAACATATTGATGCTTGGTACGACGTTAAAAAAGAAAAGCTGAATCTCGAAAATGTCATTTTTAAAAAGTCTGCTTAA
- a CDS encoding 4-oxalocrotonate tautomerase: protein MPIIQVQMMEGRPEEKIAEVIQNITNAVAETLDAPKESIRVLVTEIPKTHWGVAGVPKSKS, encoded by the coding sequence ATGCCAATCATTCAAGTTCAAATGATGGAAGGCAGACCAGAGGAGAAAATTGCGGAAGTGATTCAGAATATTACAAATGCGGTTGCTGAAACATTGGACGCTCCAAAAGAGAGTATTCGAGTATTAGTCACAGAGATTCCGAAAACTCATTGGGGAGTAGCAGGAGTGCCAAAGTCAAAATCGTAA
- a CDS encoding IS110 family transposase yields MNFKQNQKINQVTEKTLVVGIDIAKRTHYACFVDDRGRVLRKSFSVSQSRDGFELFYQCVLSEMKEQEKTEVIVGIEPTGHYWLNLAYFLEERGIPLVMANPMHVKRSKELDDNLPTKHDRKDALVIARLIKDGRFSYPRILKDMEAELRVGATFRSKLTEELGAVKNMMIRWLDRYFPEFTQVFPSFGKMAMAVLECTPFPSDLHQKQPDEVLTLYRQVEGLKSPQRPKAMRLIEVAANSIGVTEGREMARIEIATLVRRYHQLEQDIESITQHLVELTQTSVEYEWLSTVQALGDITIVDLLAEIGSFSHYRDPRQIIKLAGLTLRENSSGQHKGQKRISKRGRRRLRALLFRVMMPMIRHNEAFRKLHEYYTSRKDNPLRKKQSIVVLCGKLLKVLHGICTKHKAFDAQRMMKDIPSLAEAM; encoded by the coding sequence ATGAATTTTAAACAAAACCAGAAGATAAATCAAGTCACCGAAAAAACACTTGTTGTTGGAATCGACATTGCCAAACGTACACATTACGCATGCTTTGTGGATGATCGTGGACGGGTGCTCCGAAAGTCATTCTCTGTTTCTCAATCTCGAGATGGGTTTGAGCTTTTCTATCAATGTGTTCTAAGTGAAATGAAAGAACAAGAGAAAACGGAAGTTATCGTCGGGATTGAACCTACTGGCCATTACTGGCTCAATTTAGCCTATTTTCTAGAAGAACGAGGCATCCCCCTAGTTATGGCCAACCCTATGCACGTCAAGCGATCAAAAGAGTTAGACGACAATCTACCAACCAAACATGATCGTAAAGATGCGCTAGTAATCGCTCGTCTTATAAAAGATGGACGCTTCAGTTATCCACGTATATTGAAAGACATGGAAGCCGAACTCCGTGTGGGCGCAACCTTTAGAAGTAAGTTGACAGAGGAACTTGGAGCTGTCAAAAATATGATGATTCGCTGGTTAGATCGCTATTTTCCTGAGTTTACCCAGGTGTTTCCGTCATTCGGAAAAATGGCTATGGCTGTACTTGAATGTACCCCATTTCCAAGTGATCTTCATCAGAAACAACCCGATGAAGTTTTAACTCTTTATCGTCAGGTTGAGGGACTCAAATCCCCCCAGAGACCGAAAGCAATGCGTCTCATTGAAGTCGCTGCTAACTCCATAGGAGTAACAGAGGGACGTGAGATGGCCCGTATTGAAATCGCCACACTCGTTCGCCGTTACCACCAGTTGGAACAAGATATTGAAAGTATTACACAGCACTTAGTTGAACTTACACAAACATCCGTAGAGTACGAATGGCTCTCAACGGTTCAAGCACTTGGAGATATCACAATTGTCGATTTATTAGCTGAAATCGGTAGCTTTTCACACTATAGAGATCCACGCCAAATCATTAAACTTGCGGGACTAACATTACGTGAAAATTCCTCTGGGCAGCATAAAGGACAAAAACGCATTTCCAAAAGAGGCAGAAGAAGGCTTCGCGCCCTCCTTTTCCGGGTAATGATGCCGATGATTCGCCATAATGAAGCCTTTAGAAAACTACATGAGTATTACACAAGCCGTAAGGATAATCCGTTACGCAAGAAGCAATCTATCGTGGTACTATGCGGAAAACTATTAAAAGTGTTACATGGAATATGTACAAAGCACAAAGCGTTTGACGCTCAGCGAATGATGAAGGATATTCCTAGTCTCGCAGAGGCTATGTAA
- a CDS encoding DODA-type extradiol aromatic ring-opening family dioxygenase: MTIELCTLVPHVPSICHEEAVPDFQRNMVEGLKEVAKDIERIAPDVIVLVSCHWPSTFFHYVDCTPEHKGILTAYEAPDLIKDIPYYYPGDADLANQLVKAGVNAGLQVQGVNDPYYIWDYGTVVPLRYLVPKEDIPIINLSVTLAASIEETYKWGQEIAKVLHATEKKVVFVSSGALSHNLVRGRHNKPTVAEHSLDKQFIEFVMSKDYQSAYEMLPEYARMARVESGGRHLAMLFSMLQKDDEVAYLADGQSSGSWNVLLTFDSKKVVGLEAMEDSKAVKK; encoded by the coding sequence ATGACTATTGAGTTATGTACATTAGTTCCACATGTTCCAAGTATCTGCCATGAGGAAGCAGTACCGGATTTTCAAAGAAATATGGTAGAAGGATTAAAAGAGGTGGCAAAAGATATTGAAAGAATTGCTCCCGATGTCATTGTGTTAGTATCCTGCCATTGGCCATCTACTTTCTTCCATTATGTAGATTGCACACCTGAGCATAAAGGGATTTTAACAGCCTATGAAGCTCCCGATCTAATTAAGGATATTCCATATTATTATCCAGGAGATGCTGATTTGGCAAACCAGCTTGTGAAAGCTGGAGTGAATGCTGGTTTACAAGTACAAGGAGTAAATGATCCCTATTATATTTGGGATTACGGAACAGTTGTCCCACTAAGGTATCTTGTACCGAAAGAAGATATTCCTATCATTAATTTATCAGTTACTCTTGCTGCTAGTATCGAAGAAACATATAAATGGGGTCAAGAGATTGCTAAAGTCTTGCATGCAACCGAAAAAAAGGTCGTTTTTGTATCGAGTGGCGCTTTATCTCATAATTTAGTGCGCGGCCGACATAATAAGCCAACCGTTGCGGAACACTCTCTAGATAAGCAATTCATCGAGTTCGTAATGAGCAAAGACTATCAATCTGCTTACGAAATGTTACCTGAATATGCAAGGATGGCTAGGGTTGAGTCTGGCGGACGCCATCTAGCTATGTTGTTTAGCATGCTTCAAAAGGATGATGAGGTTGCATACTTAGCAGATGGGCAATCGTCTGGAAGTTGGAACGTATTATTAACCTTTGATTCCAAAAAGGTCGTAGGCTTGGAAGCAATGGAAGATAGTAAAGCGGTAAAGAAATAA
- the pobA gene encoding 4-hydroxybenzoate 3-monooxygenase: MRTKVGIIGAGPAGLMLSHLLHLQGIDSIILENRSKEEIEGTIRAGVLEQGTVDLLNSTGIGSRMMREGHIHHGIELQFNGRRHRIDMNELTDGKKIMLYPQHEVIKDLLEARLKAGGKIYFNVKDVQFHNVETNSPTISFIQENGTEVEQIECDFIAGCDGFHGPSRQAIPKEERVEKQKIYPFGWLGILTETPPVHPELIYVHHDRGFALLSTRTPKIQRHYLQVDPKDDIANWSDDRIWSELHARVDTSDGWKMIDGPIIQKNIVAMRSFVCETMQYGRLFLAGDSAHIVPPTGAKGLNLAVADIQVLAKGISEFYHAGNEETLERYSSICLQRVWKAQRFSWWMTTMLHRNVEQTPYEYGIQIAELDYVTSSKAAARSLAENYVGLPMEFKGLEFNQQILN, from the coding sequence ATGCGAACGAAAGTAGGTATCATTGGAGCGGGGCCAGCTGGATTAATGCTGTCCCATCTCCTGCATCTTCAAGGAATTGACTCGATTATTCTTGAAAATCGATCGAAGGAAGAAATTGAGGGGACGATTCGTGCAGGAGTGCTCGAGCAAGGTACAGTTGATTTGCTTAATAGTACAGGAATTGGAAGTAGGATGATGAGAGAAGGACATATTCACCATGGAATTGAACTTCAGTTTAATGGCCGCAGACATAGAATTGATATGAATGAATTGACCGATGGAAAGAAAATTATGCTTTATCCTCAACATGAGGTGATTAAGGACTTGCTTGAAGCTCGCCTAAAGGCTGGTGGAAAGATCTACTTTAACGTAAAAGATGTTCAATTCCACAATGTTGAGACGAACTCTCCAACTATTAGCTTCATACAGGAAAATGGGACTGAGGTAGAACAAATTGAATGCGATTTCATTGCAGGCTGTGATGGGTTTCATGGACCAAGCCGCCAAGCGATACCAAAAGAAGAAAGAGTGGAAAAACAAAAAATCTATCCCTTTGGTTGGCTAGGAATTCTTACCGAAACTCCACCAGTACATCCAGAACTTATCTATGTTCACCACGACCGAGGCTTTGCACTATTAAGTACTCGTACCCCTAAGATTCAACGCCACTACCTTCAAGTTGATCCAAAAGACGATATTGCGAATTGGTCAGATGACAGAATTTGGTCCGAGCTACATGCAAGGGTGGATACTTCAGATGGATGGAAAATGATTGATGGACCGATTATTCAGAAAAATATTGTTGCAATGAGAAGCTTTGTTTGTGAAACGATGCAGTATGGAAGATTATTTCTAGCTGGTGATTCCGCACATATTGTACCGCCAACTGGTGCGAAGGGGCTGAATCTAGCCGTGGCTGATATTCAAGTATTAGCAAAAGGAATCAGTGAGTTTTATCATGCAGGAAACGAAGAAACTTTGGAACGTTACTCTTCTATTTGTTTGCAAAGAGTATGGAAAGCCCAGCGATTCTCCTGGTGGATGACAACGATGCTTCATAGAAATGTTGAACAGACACCGTACGAATATGGAATTCAAATCGCTGAGCTTGACTATGTTACATCTTCCAAGGCGGCTGCAAGAAGTTTGGCCGAAAATTATGTTGGTTTGCCAATGGAGTTTAAAGGATTGGAATTCAACCAGCAAATTTTAAACTAA
- a CDS encoding GntR family transcriptional regulator, producing the protein MYKGEEETPFYQQLKDKIIDDIESGKLKHGDKLPSERELAEQYGISRMTARHTLSILEREGVVERRVGAGTFISNYKIEMDFITFNSFTRTMLGRGLTPSTQVLSIKRSPVKPGIANKLHISVGEEIVIIKRLRNVNGIPISIEESFIPYKFCPGIDLRITNNHSLYQMLESEYGITLVKAKEYMKVKLAEESDSKLLRIRSESPCVLREAVAYDDKGQSIEFSTSLTRSDIVRFYSELHLK; encoded by the coding sequence ATGTATAAAGGGGAAGAAGAAACACCTTTTTATCAACAATTAAAAGATAAAATCATTGATGATATTGAAAGCGGGAAACTAAAGCATGGAGATAAGCTCCCATCCGAGAGGGAGTTGGCTGAACAATATGGGATCAGTCGGATGACAGCAAGACATACGCTTTCCATTTTAGAAAGAGAAGGAGTAGTGGAACGAAGAGTTGGTGCGGGAACCTTTATTTCTAATTATAAAATTGAAATGGATTTTATTACTTTTAATAGCTTTACAAGAACGATGTTGGGCAGGGGGTTAACACCAAGTACTCAAGTACTTTCTATTAAAAGAAGTCCTGTAAAACCAGGTATAGCTAATAAGCTACATATTTCAGTAGGTGAAGAAATTGTGATCATTAAGCGTTTGCGGAATGTGAATGGAATCCCCATTTCTATTGAAGAATCCTTTATTCCCTATAAATTCTGTCCAGGCATTGATCTCCGAATTACAAACAATCATTCGCTTTATCAAATGTTAGAAAGTGAATATGGTATTACGCTAGTAAAGGCCAAAGAATATATGAAGGTGAAACTAGCAGAAGAAAGTGATAGTAAATTACTTAGAATTCGATCCGAGAGTCCATGTGTGTTACGTGAAGCTGTTGCCTACGATGACAAAGGCCAATCAATTGAATTTTCAACATCACTAACTAGAAGTGACATTGTTAGATTTTATTCCGAGTTACATCTGAAATGA
- a CDS encoding PfkB family carbohydrate kinase, which translates to MRVIGVGDNVVDKYMYKRIMYPGGNALNFSVYAKQLGVEASYLGVFGDDKAANHIIHTLNDLEIDISHCRQHSGENGFAAVDLVDGDRVFIGGNDGGVQNSHPIILTQEDLNYIQTFELAHSSIYSGMEGELHKLKETGIRVSFDFSTDYNESVLNEICPHVDISLLSCGQLQTNEIKDLLTLVCSLGSSMAIGTMGSRGAMVFNGTNFFEQKPHYVKPVDTLGPGDSFFTAFILEYLKGSPPATYCSVYS; encoded by the coding sequence ATGAGAGTCATTGGGGTTGGAGATAATGTAGTGGATAAGTATATGTATAAGAGAATCATGTATCCAGGAGGAAATGCACTTAACTTTAGCGTTTATGCTAAGCAACTTGGAGTAGAGGCATCTTATCTAGGTGTTTTTGGAGATGACAAAGCTGCAAATCATATTATTCACACGCTTAATGATTTGGAAATCGATATTTCTCATTGCCGACAGCATTCTGGGGAAAATGGCTTTGCTGCGGTCGATCTTGTCGACGGGGACAGAGTATTTATCGGAGGGAATGATGGAGGTGTGCAAAATTCTCATCCTATCATTCTCACACAAGAAGATTTGAATTATATCCAAACATTTGAATTGGCTCATAGCAGCATTTATAGCGGAATGGAGGGAGAACTACACAAGTTAAAGGAAACTGGTATTCGAGTATCTTTCGATTTTTCGACTGATTATAATGAAAGCGTTTTAAATGAGATTTGCCCTCATGTAGATATTAGCCTTCTCTCGTGTGGTCAATTACAAACAAATGAAATAAAAGACTTGTTAACACTCGTGTGTTCTTTAGGAAGTTCGATGGCTATTGGGACGATGGGTTCTAGAGGAGCAATGGTGTTTAACGGGACAAACTTTTTTGAACAGAAGCCCCATTATGTCAAACCAGTGGATACTCTTGGCCCAGGAGATTCTTTTTTCACGGCTTTTATCCTTGAGTACTTAAAAGGTTCACCTCCAGCTACTTACTGCTCGGTTTATTCATAA
- a CDS encoding SIS domain-containing protein, protein MFNFDRDRFLRIQNGAIGLKDELDVVIDEVVTKGIKNVFFVGTGGAAIIMYAAEHILKNRSTLPAFTEISSELMVTNHQHLGEQSLVILPSLSGTMKETVEVANFCKEKGATTICLVGHANTALTEVTDYSFVNFAEDDTSCESFYLQSFLIAFRLMYKRQELIIHSMEYQSHLDRLYRQLCWQLY, encoded by the coding sequence ATGTTTAACTTTGACAGAGATAGATTTCTACGAATTCAAAATGGGGCGATCGGTTTAAAAGATGAATTAGACGTAGTGATAGATGAAGTAGTCACAAAAGGAATAAAAAATGTATTTTTTGTTGGTACAGGTGGAGCCGCTATCATAATGTATGCGGCAGAACATATCTTAAAGAATCGCTCAACCTTACCGGCTTTTACAGAAATATCCTCTGAATTAATGGTTACGAATCACCAGCATTTAGGCGAACAATCTTTAGTTATTCTTCCGTCTTTATCAGGAACAATGAAAGAAACGGTGGAAGTGGCAAATTTTTGTAAGGAAAAGGGTGCCACCACTATTTGCTTGGTAGGTCATGCGAATACAGCACTTACTGAAGTGACAGATTATTCGTTTGTTAACTTTGCAGAGGATGACACATCTTGTGAATCATTCTATCTTCAATCTTTCCTCATTGCCTTTCGGCTAATGTATAAGAGACAGGAGTTGATTATCCACTCGATGGAATATCAGAGCCATTTAGACCGTTTGTATCGCCAATTGTGTTGGCAACTTTACTAG
- a CDS encoding acyl-ACP desaturase yields the protein MLNSDLDTRLEPKIKELYQLHKERSANIDWSYHEFIPWDKAMSFKRVPWDKSQVTLPEAVIVAIETALLTEVNLPWYTSHLDYTFKNSMEVINDFVRTWTAEEDQHSSLLETYLLVTRNVDPKRLHELRKRMVESGWFPDFTNPLATMAYTSLQELATLVFYNNVAKIASPHDKDLATLLRRLAKDEALHYAFYRDTVKAHLELDPNFLVFFEDVIINFSMPGAVMPDFNERMKTIALEANYGPLQYFDQVLDVVVTYWDIENLQPTTEEAKQSQANIMKYHGRLKRIKERQLAKK from the coding sequence ATGTTAAATTCAGATTTGGATACACGCTTAGAACCAAAAATTAAAGAATTATATCAGTTACATAAGGAACGATCGGCTAATATTGACTGGAGTTACCATGAGTTTATTCCGTGGGACAAGGCAATGTCCTTTAAGAGAGTGCCTTGGGATAAAAGCCAAGTGACTCTACCAGAAGCAGTTATTGTGGCGATTGAGACAGCATTGCTTACTGAAGTGAATTTGCCTTGGTATACATCTCATCTGGATTATACTTTTAAAAACTCTATGGAAGTAATTAATGATTTCGTTCGCACATGGACGGCAGAAGAAGACCAACACTCTAGTTTACTCGAAACCTATTTATTGGTGACTCGTAACGTGGATCCGAAACGATTACATGAACTAAGAAAGCGAATGGTTGAAAGTGGTTGGTTCCCTGACTTCACTAACCCATTAGCAACGATGGCTTATACTTCTCTGCAAGAGTTAGCTACTCTAGTGTTTTATAATAATGTCGCAAAAATTGCTAGTCCTCACGATAAAGATTTGGCAACCTTGCTAAGAAGATTAGCGAAAGACGAAGCTCTTCATTATGCGTTCTATCGTGATACGGTGAAAGCACATCTGGAACTTGATCCTAATTTCCTTGTATTTTTCGAAGATGTCATTATCAATTTCTCTATGCCAGGTGCCGTTATGCCAGATTTTAATGAGAGAATGAAAACAATCGCGCTAGAAGCGAATTATGGTCCATTACAATATTTTGATCAAGTCTTAGATGTGGTTGTAACGTATTGGGATATTGAAAACCTTCAGCCTACTACGGAAGAAGCGAAACAATCCCAAGCAAATATTATGAAATATCATGGGCGATTAAAGCGAATTAAAGAACGTCAATTAGCGAAAAAATAA
- a CDS encoding tripartite tricarboxylate transporter substrate-binding protein — protein sequence MFSFKKISACFCAGVLALSLGACSSGEQTAGSDNKEKSSGYPTKAISVVAPSGAGGGWDLTARSLTKVLAATKIVEQPLTVENKPGGGGAVFMAEYATQQVENNDMLFVNSPPIIINNLKKEGNSPFGYKNTTPLAQLTKDYGAIVVKADSKFTDLTSVLEEVKKDPSKLTFAGGSAPGSMDHLISILPAYKYGVDPTKVKYVSYDGGGEAITALLGGNADVIGTDASSVKEFLRSGDVRVLAVTSTERIGGDFKDVPTAIEQGVEAEFTIWRGVFGPEKMSEEAKAYWESTLEKLVNSPEWEKEVETQGWEMEYKNTSDFTKFLEEQETQVQQLLTALGMEK from the coding sequence ATGTTTTCTTTTAAAAAAATATCAGCTTGTTTTTGTGCAGGAGTATTAGCGCTAAGCCTTGGTGCATGCAGTAGTGGTGAACAAACAGCAGGATCTGACAATAAGGAAAAGAGCTCAGGGTACCCTACAAAAGCTATTTCAGTAGTAGCACCATCAGGAGCAGGTGGTGGATGGGACTTAACGGCCCGCTCGTTAACGAAGGTGTTAGCAGCGACAAAGATTGTCGAACAACCGTTAACGGTAGAAAATAAGCCGGGTGGAGGCGGTGCTGTTTTTATGGCTGAATACGCTACCCAACAAGTTGAAAATAATGACATGCTATTTGTTAATTCTCCACCGATTATTATTAATAATTTGAAAAAAGAAGGAAATAGTCCATTCGGTTACAAAAATACAACACCTCTCGCACAATTAACGAAGGATTATGGAGCGATTGTTGTAAAAGCAGATTCAAAGTTTACAGACTTAACATCCGTTTTGGAAGAGGTAAAAAAGGATCCTAGTAAACTAACATTTGCAGGCGGTTCTGCACCAGGCTCCATGGATCACTTAATTTCTATTCTTCCCGCTTATAAATATGGTGTGGATCCGACAAAAGTAAAGTACGTGTCCTATGATGGCGGGGGAGAAGCGATCACGGCATTGCTTGGTGGAAATGCAGATGTAATTGGGACGGACGCTTCTAGTGTGAAGGAATTTTTAAGATCAGGTGATGTTCGAGTGTTAGCTGTTACTTCAACCGAGCGTATTGGCGGTGATTTCAAGGATGTGCCGACAGCGATTGAACAAGGAGTCGAAGCTGAGTTTACTATTTGGCGTGGGGTATTTGGTCCTGAAAAGATGTCAGAGGAAGCAAAAGCGTATTGGGAGTCAACTTTAGAAAAACTTGTAAATTCTCCAGAGTGGGAGAAGGAAGTAGAAACACAAGGCTGGGAAATGGAATATAAAAACACCTCAGATTTTACAAAGTTCTTAGAAGAACAGGAAACACAGGTTCAACAATTGTTAACGGCTTTAGGCATGGAGAAATAA
- a CDS encoding tripartite tricarboxylate transporter TctB family protein: protein MDIKFDRIASVLFLAIGVLFIIGSRNLASTSYGSSVGPDIFPSILGALLVLLSIRLFYETFVKMGHHGEKEKLQYKPFLIIFVATLFYILTLETIGYVITTFIFLFVCFQTMERTKWVKSLIISACFSGVVYFSYVQVLKGTLPGWPIWF from the coding sequence ATGGATATTAAGTTCGATCGTATTGCATCTGTGCTGTTTCTCGCAATTGGAGTTTTGTTTATTATCGGTAGCCGAAATCTCGCTAGCACTTCGTATGGAAGTTCTGTAGGGCCAGATATTTTCCCTTCCATTCTCGGTGCCTTACTTGTCCTTTTAAGTATTCGTTTATTTTACGAAACTTTTGTGAAGATGGGTCATCACGGTGAAAAGGAGAAACTCCAATACAAGCCATTTCTTATCATCTTTGTTGCTACTCTTTTTTATATTTTGACATTAGAAACCATTGGGTACGTCATTACCACTTTTATCTTTTTATTTGTTTGTTTTCAGACAATGGAACGTACAAAATGGGTGAAGTCCCTCATCATTTCTGCTTGTTTTTCAGGCGTTGTGTATTTTTCATATGTACAAGTGTTAAAGGGAACTCTTCCTGGCTGGCCAATTTGGTTTTAG